The following are from one region of the Ignavibacteriales bacterium genome:
- a CDS encoding cytochrome c, with the protein MDQTPHYKDEIDWRDLARKPEKLFGYSYIYVLAALVGIGLLYVRNLNTIGKNGVNPTVLQDSTALIKDIPLRSPRLIPPLDVMKAGVSTPEFIKKGQELFKANCVACHGENGQGDGPTASMLNPKPRNFHSLAGWKNGSKVSQMYKTLEEGITGGGMASYNYMPPEDRFALIHYTRTLANNQPQDSPDELNQLDAAYQLSKGMNVTGQIPIKKAMQIVIKEDDPLIAKIQEIKRKMDASETVGAETLKLVSFNETKVIISALHMKNNVKNVDEFIRTVSSDPIHNGFKTNVILLSHDEWIELYRYIYSVIQ; encoded by the coding sequence ATGGATCAAACACCACACTATAAAGATGAGATCGACTGGCGGGATTTGGCAAGAAAACCGGAGAAGTTATTTGGTTATTCGTATATCTATGTTCTTGCTGCCTTGGTTGGCATTGGATTACTCTACGTCAGGAATCTGAATACGATTGGGAAGAACGGAGTGAATCCAACAGTTTTGCAAGACTCCACGGCCTTGATAAAAGATATTCCTCTTCGGAGTCCGCGGCTCATTCCACCGCTCGATGTGATGAAAGCTGGTGTCTCAACGCCGGAGTTCATTAAAAAAGGGCAGGAATTGTTTAAGGCAAATTGTGTTGCATGCCATGGTGAGAACGGTCAAGGCGACGGACCAACGGCATCGATGCTGAATCCGAAGCCGCGTAATTTTCATTCACTTGCAGGTTGGAAAAACGGCTCAAAAGTTTCGCAGATGTATAAAACACTGGAAGAGGGAATTACTGGGGGCGGAATGGCTTCATACAATTATATGCCGCCTGAGGATAGGTTTGCTCTTATTCACTACACACGAACGTTGGCGAATAACCAACCACAGGATTCTCCGGATGAATTAAATCAGCTTGATGCTGCATATCAGCTTTCGAAGGGAATGAACGTTACCGGACAGATTCCCATTAAAAAGGCAATGCAAATTGTAATAAAAGAAGATGATCCTTTGATCGCAAAGATTCAGGAAATCAAAAGGAAGATGGATGCATCAGAGACCGTCGGCGCGGAGACATTAAAACTTGTCTCGTTCAATGAAACGAAAGTAATAATAAGCGCCCTGCATATGAAAAATAACGTGAAGAATGTGGATGAGTTTATCAGAACCGTATCTTCAGATCCGATTCATAATGGATTTAAAACAAACGTCATTTTGCTATCCCACGATGAGTGGATAGAGTTGTATCGATATATTTATTCAGTCATTCAATAG
- the coxB gene encoding cytochrome c oxidase subunit II — translation MFSGSSPFSDNVDTTFLTITGISLLVLLGLLIAMVYFVIRYSRKKNPHPTNIEGHIPLEITWTVVPLVLFMGMFYMGWRDYLTELKVPDNAMPIKVTAQMWKWTFEYPNGVQTDTLYVPMNIPIKCTLHSMDVNHSFYIPSFRIKKDVIPNRENVMWFKTVRKASYDIACAEYCGLDHSYMYTKVISQDSSDFDHWYRDISAQQSKPYLPFVNVMKQPD, via the coding sequence ATGTTTTCAGGATCATCTCCATTTTCAGATAATGTTGACACCACGTTTTTAACGATCACGGGAATCTCTCTGCTTGTATTGTTGGGATTGTTGATTGCGATGGTGTACTTTGTTATACGATACAGCCGTAAGAAAAATCCACATCCTACAAATATCGAGGGACACATTCCCTTGGAAATCACCTGGACAGTTGTTCCTCTTGTCCTTTTTATGGGCATGTTTTATATGGGATGGCGGGATTACCTGACAGAACTAAAGGTGCCGGACAATGCGATGCCAATCAAGGTAACCGCTCAAATGTGGAAGTGGACTTTTGAATATCCCAATGGCGTACAAACCGACACTCTGTATGTTCCAATGAATATACCGATCAAATGCACTCTCCACTCGATGGATGTCAATCATTCGTTTTATATTCCATCGTTCCGCATAAAAAAAGATGTTATCCCTAATCGTGAAAATGTCATGTGGTTCAAAACAGTACGAAAGGCTTCTTACGACATTGCATGTGCGGAGTACTGCGGGCTTGACCATTCCTATATGTATACAAAGGTTATCTCGCAAGATTCATCCGATTTTGACCATTGGTATCGGGATATATCAGCACAACAATCAAAACCCTATCTACCATTTGTCAATGTCATGAAGCAACCGGATTAA
- the nrfD gene encoding polysulfide reductase NrfD: MTTAVIDYSKEPQITTKPVASADIDATIEAPLNRFPSQRWWIAFGVTLSVLAFGLFAVIMIQIKGLGVAGFNQPVAWAFDVTNFVFWVGIGHAGTLISAILFLMRQRWRNAIARFAEAMTIFAVICAGMFVTVTHLGRVWLMGYLFPYPNQHGLWINFNSPLVWDVFAVSTYFTVSFVFWYLGLIPDFATLRDRAGNKYKKIIYSILSLGWRFSNRHWTHYERLYLILAGFATPLVLSVHTIVSFDFAVSIMPGWHATIFPPYFVAGAVFSGFAMVQNVLILVRKMFKFEHIITIKHLENMNKVMLLTGSMVGYAYAMEFFMAWYSGSQFERFVFLNRALGPYAWAYWTMVTCNVIFVQGFWFKKIRTNVPVMFVIGILVNVGMWFERYVIIVTSLSRDFLPSSWGHFSPTLYDYGILSLGFGLFFTCVLLFVRFLPSVAMAELKAVVDGAQPKKH; the protein is encoded by the coding sequence TTGACTACAGCAGTCATTGACTATTCAAAAGAACCACAGATTACAACGAAGCCGGTTGCGTCGGCGGACATTGACGCAACAATTGAAGCTCCATTAAATCGTTTCCCATCGCAGCGGTGGTGGATCGCATTTGGTGTTACACTTTCTGTATTGGCGTTTGGTCTCTTTGCAGTAATAATGATCCAAATAAAAGGACTTGGAGTGGCGGGTTTCAATCAGCCCGTTGCGTGGGCGTTTGATGTTACAAATTTCGTTTTCTGGGTTGGCATCGGTCATGCAGGTACGCTTATTTCAGCTATACTTTTTCTGATGCGCCAGCGGTGGCGGAATGCCATTGCACGTTTTGCGGAGGCAATGACTATCTTCGCAGTCATATGCGCCGGCATGTTTGTGACAGTGACACATCTTGGCCGTGTTTGGTTGATGGGATATCTCTTCCCGTACCCCAATCAACATGGGTTGTGGATCAACTTTAACTCGCCGCTCGTGTGGGATGTGTTTGCTGTTTCGACATATTTCACCGTTTCGTTCGTTTTTTGGTATCTCGGTCTCATACCGGACTTTGCAACATTACGTGATCGGGCGGGAAATAAGTATAAAAAAATTATCTATTCGATCCTGAGTCTTGGCTGGCGGTTTTCGAATCGTCATTGGACGCACTATGAACGGTTGTATCTTATCCTTGCAGGTTTTGCTACTCCGCTCGTGCTCTCGGTACATACGATTGTGAGTTTTGATTTTGCAGTTTCGATTATGCCGGGTTGGCATGCAACAATCTTTCCGCCATACTTTGTTGCCGGTGCAGTCTTTTCCGGTTTTGCGATGGTGCAGAACGTGCTTATTCTTGTTCGGAAGATGTTCAAATTCGAGCACATCATTACGATAAAACATCTTGAAAATATGAACAAAGTCATGCTTCTCACTGGCAGTATGGTCGGGTATGCATATGCGATGGAATTCTTCATGGCTTGGTACAGCGGAAGCCAGTTCGAACGGTTTGTGTTCCTCAACCGTGCACTTGGGCCGTACGCGTGGGCATACTGGACGATGGTTACCTGTAATGTTATTTTTGTGCAGGGCTTCTGGTTTAAAAAGATTCGCACGAACGTTCCTGTTATGTTTGTGATTGGAATATTGGTGAATGTCGGCATGTGGTTTGAAAGGTACGTTATCATTGTGACATCTCTTTCGCGTGATTTTTTGCCGTCGAGCTGGGGACATTTTTCACCGACACTCTATGATTATGGAATTCTATCGCTTGGATTCGGTTTATTTTTCACCTGTGTACTGCTCTTTGTCCGCTTCCTGCCGTCGGTTGCGATGGCAGAGTTGAAAGCGGTGGTCGATGGCGCACAACCAAAGAAGCATTGA
- a CDS encoding TerB family tellurite resistance protein produces the protein MIDANSTSEEKSGLSAKMALCVAAFTMVGIDGEFKEEELQKLRSLIHTDESAFVKAISFYNERPLDVCIKVVTAKLNDEQKRITYHILYDLAQVDRDFALSEQDLLEQYAAEFRLDKKYISSVKDMPSHKYNLAAFE, from the coding sequence ATGATAGACGCAAATTCTACATCAGAAGAAAAATCTGGGCTATCCGCCAAGATGGCACTGTGTGTTGCAGCATTTACAATGGTGGGAATCGATGGAGAATTCAAGGAAGAAGAATTACAAAAGCTTCGCAGTTTGATTCACACGGATGAGTCGGCATTTGTAAAAGCGATCAGTTTCTATAATGAACGGCCTCTTGATGTTTGTATCAAAGTAGTTACTGCAAAGTTGAACGATGAACAAAAACGGATAACATATCATATTCTCTACGACCTTGCACAGGTCGATCGTGATTTTGCACTATCCGAACAAGATCTTCTCGAACAGTATGCTGCAGAATTCAGGCTAGACAAGAAATATATTTCATCGGTGAAAGATATGCCAAGTCATAAATATAATCTTGCGGCGTTCGAATAA
- a CDS encoding cytochrome C oxidase subunit IV family protein, translating into MKKLSDKTNKAIAQQADHQQHQIIGYGRYVLIWLGLLALTCTTVTFAGINLGRWIIITALTIASIKSMLMLNIFMHLKYEDRLFRIFVGVAIVTFIIFISLTFFDYAFY; encoded by the coding sequence TTGAAAAAATTGAGTGATAAAACGAATAAAGCAATAGCACAACAAGCTGACCATCAACAACATCAGATCATTGGTTATGGCAGGTACGTCCTTATCTGGCTGGGACTGCTCGCGTTAACGTGTACGACCGTAACCTTTGCAGGCATCAATCTGGGTCGTTGGATTATTATTACAGCTCTTACCATTGCTTCTATCAAATCAATGTTGATGCTTAATATTTTTATGCATTTGAAATATGAAGACCGATTATTCAGAATTTTTGTCGGAGTAGCCATTGTAACTTTTATCATCTTCATTTCATTAACCTTTTTTGACTATGCTTTTTACTGA
- a CDS encoding DUF3341 domain-containing protein translates to MMQKQLYSITALFDSPDEIIQAAEKTNKAGYTKYDVHTPYPVHGMDHAMRLKTSKIGYFAFVFGLLGAMSAVIFISWITISDYPLVIGGKPFWSWPAFVPVSFELTVLCASVLSTLTMIILYFKFPNTAHPLHDTQYMKHISSNKFGLSIQAEDPKFDEKLVRGFLKSVGGKEITAVFFEPEEINHGQKLFDWKFIGVLAVVALTVSAATYFTLNKFMYMQPFNWMMVQNKLKPQQSSDLFKDGIGMRQPVEGTVARGFIPYPFKGKPEDAGKYLVDPLLPTKEVLDRGKSKYLTFCSPCHGNFARGDSRLQGQFPNPPTLHSDKVRNWPDGRIYHVITEGQNAMPSYAPQLSPEDRWAIINYIRVLQRAQNAKESDLK, encoded by the coding sequence ATGATGCAAAAACAATTGTATTCTATAACAGCCCTGTTCGATTCGCCGGATGAAATTATTCAAGCGGCAGAAAAAACAAACAAAGCGGGATACACAAAGTATGATGTGCATACACCATATCCTGTTCATGGCATGGACCATGCGATGCGATTGAAAACCTCGAAGATCGGTTATTTTGCATTCGTATTCGGTCTGCTTGGTGCAATGAGTGCTGTTATATTCATTTCATGGATAACGATCTCTGATTATCCGCTCGTCATCGGAGGAAAGCCATTCTGGTCGTGGCCTGCATTTGTACCTGTTTCATTTGAATTGACGGTCTTATGTGCATCTGTACTTTCAACGCTTACAATGATTATTCTCTACTTCAAATTTCCGAACACTGCACATCCACTGCATGACACACAGTATATGAAACATATTTCGTCCAACAAATTTGGTCTTAGCATCCAGGCAGAAGACCCAAAGTTCGATGAAAAACTAGTAAGAGGATTTTTAAAGTCAGTCGGCGGAAAAGAGATTACTGCTGTCTTTTTCGAACCAGAAGAAATCAACCATGGGCAAAAGCTGTTCGATTGGAAGTTTATCGGTGTTCTCGCGGTTGTTGCGCTTACAGTTTCGGCAGCGACATATTTCACGCTCAATAAGTTCATGTACATGCAGCCCTTCAACTGGATGATGGTGCAGAACAAATTGAAACCACAGCAGTCGAGCGATTTATTTAAGGATGGCATTGGAATGCGGCAGCCAGTGGAGGGAACTGTCGCTCGAGGATTTATACCGTATCCTTTCAAAGGAAAACCGGAGGATGCCGGAAAATATCTCGTTGATCCGTTGCTCCCGACAAAAGAAGTTCTGGATCGGGGAAAGTCGAAATATCTTACCTTTTGCAGTCCTTGTCACGGTAACTTCGCACGCGGTGACAGCCGTTTGCAGGGGCAATTCCCAAATCCGCCGACTCTCCATTCTGACAAAGTACGCAATTGGCCTGATGGTAGAATTTATCACGTTATCACGGAAGGACAGAATGCGATGCCGAGTTATGCTCCTCAACTTTCTCCGGAAGATCGCTGGGCAATCATCAATTATATTCGTGTACTCCAGCGGGCGCAGAATGCAAAGGAGTCCGACTTGAAATGA
- a CDS encoding quinol:cytochrome C oxidoreductase, whose product MSDQYSSIESLKKPLPTIINSVGWGFLLLGAACYALGYLVDARHAAFVHVVNFLFLTSIGIGALFLIALEYIAGAVWSVPMRRVNEFLATLTPIAALMALPLYFHLNDLYRWVKAETVAHDAVLKVKEPYLNVNFFTFRFVVIFGLWTLFLYLFTRNSQRQDIDKDQKHTKFNIGLAAAFMPIFAIGLTLIAIDWAMSLEPHWYSTIYGVYYFSGTILAGISAATYIIVKLHEHGYFPQLRRDHFYSLGTLIFVFVNFWAYIAFSQFLLIWYANLPEETYWFIARWKNGWEYISMLLIVVHFAVPYFMLLSQDSKMDLKRLKFMSIWVLFAHLLDLYWLVMPSYSTSPVVSWMEISFPLLIVGLVIVTFSWKMKRQNLIPIGDPKLERGLEFRL is encoded by the coding sequence ATGAGCGATCAGTATTCTTCGATAGAATCTTTGAAGAAACCATTGCCTACGATTATCAACAGTGTCGGCTGGGGATTTCTTTTATTAGGAGCAGCGTGTTATGCACTTGGCTATTTGGTGGATGCACGCCATGCAGCATTTGTTCACGTAGTGAATTTTCTTTTCCTAACGAGTATCGGCATTGGCGCTTTGTTCCTCATTGCACTTGAATATATCGCCGGGGCCGTCTGGAGTGTTCCGATGCGGCGAGTGAACGAGTTTCTTGCCACGTTAACTCCTATCGCAGCACTGATGGCATTGCCGCTTTATTTTCATCTCAATGACCTCTATCGATGGGTGAAGGCAGAAACCGTTGCGCATGATGCCGTACTAAAAGTAAAAGAACCGTACCTCAACGTCAATTTTTTTACATTTCGGTTTGTTGTTATTTTCGGATTGTGGACACTGTTCCTTTATTTGTTTACACGGAACTCGCAGAGGCAGGATATCGATAAAGATCAGAAACATACAAAATTTAATATAGGTCTTGCCGCAGCTTTCATGCCAATCTTTGCGATCGGATTAACACTTATTGCAATTGATTGGGCAATGAGTCTGGAGCCGCATTGGTATTCAACAATTTATGGTGTGTATTATTTCTCCGGCACTATTTTGGCGGGAATATCAGCAGCAACGTATATCATCGTAAAACTACATGAGCATGGATATTTTCCGCAACTAAGGCGCGATCATTTTTACAGTCTCGGCACGTTGATATTTGTTTTTGTCAACTTCTGGGCATATATAGCATTCAGTCAATTTCTGCTTATCTGGTATGCGAACCTTCCGGAAGAAACGTACTGGTTCATCGCCCGCTGGAAAAATGGCTGGGAGTATATCTCGATGCTCCTTATTGTTGTCCATTTTGCTGTACCGTATTTTATGCTGTTGTCTCAGGATTCAAAGATGGATCTAAAACGTCTGAAGTTTATGTCCATATGGGTACTCTTTGCACACTTGCTTGATTTGTATTGGCTTGTCATGCCGAGTTATAGTACATCGCCGGTAGTGAGCTGGATGGAAATTAGTTTTCCTCTTCTCATTGTTGGCTTAGTTATAGTAACATTTTCATGGAAAATGAAACGACAGAATTTGATACCAATCGGCGACCCGAAGCTCGAACGCGGATTAGAATTTCGATTGTAA
- the cyoE gene encoding heme o synthase, whose product MKYLSSLALRHTSTLSDYAVLMKPELTLLSVSTAVGSAYIALQGSTHYFLLVHTLLGTILVGGTAGVLNQYIERQYDAMMKRTEHRPIPAGRVQPAEALFFGILLGIAGLSYLAIFTNWVAVSLSVLTLVSYLAIYTPLKRKTPFATVIGGIPGALPPLIGWAIVRGSVSMEAWALFFILFFWQMPHFLSLAWMYRKDYARAGYKLLVVLDQTGDITSRQILIYCCALIPASLMPTLIGFSGYAYFTGAFILSISLLITGIAFFRKQSPLAARRIFYTSLLVLSLLFTLLILA is encoded by the coding sequence ATGAAATATTTAAGTTCGCTGGCTCTTCGTCATACAAGTACACTCTCTGATTACGCAGTGCTGATGAAGCCGGAGTTGACGCTGCTTTCCGTATCAACGGCTGTCGGCAGTGCATACATAGCACTTCAAGGCTCGACGCATTATTTTCTTCTCGTTCATACGCTTCTCGGGACAATACTCGTTGGTGGTACAGCCGGAGTATTGAATCAATATATTGAACGCCAATATGATGCGATGATGAAACGAACAGAACACCGTCCAATTCCCGCTGGACGCGTTCAACCTGCAGAAGCTCTGTTCTTTGGGATCCTGCTCGGCATTGCCGGACTATCCTATCTTGCAATTTTCACGAATTGGGTTGCTGTTTCACTTTCGGTGTTAACGCTTGTCAGCTATCTAGCAATTTATACTCCACTCAAGAGAAAGACTCCGTTCGCGACAGTAATCGGAGGAATTCCCGGGGCATTACCGCCGCTCATCGGTTGGGCAATTGTGCGCGGCAGTGTTTCGATGGAGGCGTGGGCGCTTTTTTTTATTCTCTTCTTTTGGCAAATGCCGCACTTTCTTTCGCTTGCCTGGATGTATCGGAAGGATTATGCTCGTGCGGGATACAAATTGCTGGTTGTGCTAGATCAAACGGGAGATATCACAAGCCGGCAGATTCTTATTTATTGTTGTGCACTTATTCCGGCTTCATTGATGCCGACGTTAATAGGATTTTCTGGGTACGCATATTTTACAGGAGCATTCATATTGTCGATATCTTTATTAATAACGGGGATTGCTTTTTTTCGGAAACAATCGCCTCTTGCTGCACGTAGGATTTTTTATACTTCGCTGCTAGTTCTTTCACTCCTATTCACATTGTTGATACTTGCATAA
- a CDS encoding cytochrome c oxidase subunit 3 family protein, whose product MTSSAIEHSHRDDVGSRMGLWLFLFSELILFGGMFIIYAVYRFKHPVEFHLASEELDPFIGTVNTIILLTSSLTVAMSITAIQEGKKNLSMSLVGMTIVFAAVFLVNKYFEWSHKISLGIYPQSPDLINKPPGEILYFGLYYVMTGLHALHVIIGMVILAVMMAYIRNGKINKDSFVRLEAGGLYWHLVDIIWIFLFPLFYLIQ is encoded by the coding sequence GTGACATCATCAGCAATAGAACATAGTCACCGAGATGATGTCGGTTCAAGGATGGGATTGTGGCTGTTCCTCTTCAGCGAATTAATCCTCTTCGGAGGAATGTTTATTATTTATGCAGTCTATCGCTTCAAGCATCCCGTAGAATTTCATCTTGCATCGGAGGAACTCGACCCCTTCATAGGAACAGTAAATACAATTATCCTATTGACAAGCAGTTTAACCGTGGCGATGTCCATCACCGCTATTCAAGAAGGAAAGAAAAATCTATCGATGTCGTTGGTAGGGATGACGATTGTTTTTGCCGCAGTGTTCTTGGTGAATAAGTACTTCGAATGGAGTCATAAGATATCTCTCGGCATCTATCCTCAATCGCCGGATCTCATAAATAAACCGCCGGGAGAAATATTGTATTTTGGATTATACTATGTGATGACAGGGCTGCATGCTCTGCATGTTATCATCGGAATGGTGATTCTTGCAGTTATGATGGCATATATAAGAAATGGAAAGATCAATAAGGATTCATTTGTCCGGCTTGAAGCTGGAGGACTCTATTGGCATCTGGTGGATATCATTTGGATTTTTTTATTTCCTCTGTTTTACTTGATTCAGTAA
- a CDS encoding cbb3-type cytochrome c oxidase subunit I: MTTATVAAEPDFYHEKTRFKGIFGWIFSTDHKRIGILYLIAIITFFLTGMTIGVLMRLEMLYPENTIVTAQTYNMFFTLHGIIMIFLVLIPVFPAVFGNFFLPLMIGAKDVFFPRLNLLSWWLFIAGGTLALVSLFLPGGAADTGWTFYVPYSIRSNTNIIPALMAAFILGFSSILTGLNFITTIHRMRAPGMTWFKMPLFTWSLYATGWVQVLATPVIGITLLLVTIERLFGVGIFDPTLGGDPVLYQHLFWMYSHPAVYIIILPAMGVVSDIIPVFARRTIFGYKFIAYSSLAIASVGSLVWAHHMFTVGMSNTGMFVFSLLTFLVAIPSAIKVFNWVATLYKGSIELEVPLLFMLAFIVQFSIGGLTGLMLGALSVNIHVTDTYFVVGHFHYVMFGGTGFALFGALHYWFPKMFGKMYKKRPAFIGWLFMTVGFNILYFPMLILGYMGMPRRYYHYLSEYETLQRIATVGSWIMVAGILLLIINLIISLKRGEKASANPWGGRTLEWTVSSPPPSENFHTIPVVTTGPYDYSEYERTAPEAR; the protein is encoded by the coding sequence ATGACAACTGCAACTGTTGCTGCAGAACCGGACTTTTATCACGAGAAGACAAGATTCAAAGGAATCTTCGGCTGGATATTCAGTACCGATCATAAACGGATCGGCATCCTCTATCTCATTGCCATAATCACATTTTTCTTAACCGGGATGACGATCGGAGTGTTGATGCGGTTGGAGATGTTATATCCGGAAAATACTATCGTTACGGCGCAAACATACAATATGTTTTTTACGCTGCATGGCATCATTATGATTTTCTTGGTTCTTATTCCCGTGTTTCCAGCAGTGTTTGGTAATTTTTTTCTGCCGCTCATGATTGGTGCGAAAGATGTATTTTTCCCGCGTTTAAATCTTTTGTCTTGGTGGCTCTTCATTGCCGGTGGAACGCTTGCACTTGTTTCGCTTTTTCTTCCAGGCGGTGCTGCAGATACCGGATGGACATTTTATGTTCCGTACAGCATTCGTTCCAATACGAATATTATCCCGGCACTGATGGCAGCATTCATCCTTGGTTTTTCCTCAATTTTAACTGGTTTGAATTTTATCACTACTATTCATCGCATGCGAGCGCCGGGAATGACATGGTTTAAAATGCCATTGTTCACATGGTCATTATATGCAACGGGATGGGTACAGGTTCTTGCCACACCCGTTATTGGTATTACATTGTTGCTTGTCACGATTGAACGGTTGTTTGGTGTGGGAATCTTCGATCCAACGCTCGGAGGTGACCCTGTCTTGTATCAGCATTTATTCTGGATGTATTCTCATCCTGCCGTCTATATTATCATCCTTCCTGCGATGGGAGTGGTATCGGATATCATTCCTGTGTTCGCACGACGAACGATCTTCGGATATAAATTTATCGCTTATTCCAGTTTAGCAATTGCTTCTGTCGGTTCGCTTGTGTGGGCACATCATATGTTTACGGTTGGAATGAGTAATACAGGAATGTTTGTGTTCTCACTTTTGACTTTTCTGGTTGCAATTCCGAGCGCTATCAAAGTCTTTAACTGGGTTGCAACCCTGTACAAAGGATCGATTGAACTTGAAGTTCCTCTCCTTTTTATGCTTGCCTTCATCGTGCAATTCAGTATCGGCGGACTTACCGGTTTGATGCTTGGAGCACTCTCGGTGAATATTCATGTGACGGATACCTATTTCGTTGTCGGCCACTTTCATTATGTGATGTTTGGCGGGACAGGATTCGCCCTCTTTGGCGCGTTGCATTATTGGTTCCCGAAAATGTTCGGCAAGATGTACAAAAAGCGGCCTGCGTTTATCGGTTGGCTATTTATGACGGTTGGATTTAACATTCTTTATTTCCCGATGCTCATTCTGGGATATATGGGTATGCCGCGAAGATATTATCATTACCTTTCTGAATATGAAACGCTTCAACGTATTGCAACGGTCGGTTCATGGATTATGGTTGCCGGTATTCTTCTTCTTATTATTAATCTCATCATTTCATTAAAACGTGGGGAAAAAGCATCGGCGAATCCCTGGGGCGGACGAACGCTTGAGTGGACAGTCTCGTCGCCGCCGCCCTCAGAAAATTTTCATACGATTCCGGTCGTCACTACAGGACCCTATGACTATTCAGAATATGAACGAACCGCACCGGAGGCAAGGTGA
- a CDS encoding SCO family protein, with amino-acid sequence MKQKSIIVLLLLIFTMKGIGQQAKHPVGIIEKLGQYVPMDVELYAESGNLVQLKSIIDKPTIITFVYYKCPGICSPLLTEVAKIVDKMDLELGKDYQILTLSFDHNERPELAQEKKDNYLTEIKKTVNPNGWRFFTGDSVNIHRFTDAAGFYFAKSGNDWIHAATLIAISPQGKVTRYLYGIHQLPLDVKLALMEASEGKTSPTISKVLNFCYAYDPEGKHYTFNVVRISGVVIIGLVAVFMFVFVVKPKKKAER; translated from the coding sequence ATGAAACAGAAAAGTATTATTGTTCTTCTACTCCTCATATTTACGATGAAGGGAATAGGACAGCAGGCAAAGCATCCTGTCGGTATCATCGAAAAACTTGGGCAATATGTACCAATGGATGTTGAGCTTTATGCTGAATCGGGCAACCTTGTACAGCTTAAGTCAATCATCGATAAACCGACTATCATTACCTTCGTCTATTACAAATGTCCCGGTATTTGCAGTCCTCTCTTAACAGAGGTGGCAAAGATTGTTGACAAAATGGATCTCGAACTCGGCAAGGATTATCAGATTCTTACATTGAGCTTCGATCACAATGAACGCCCGGAACTTGCTCAGGAGAAGAAGGATAACTATCTCACGGAGATTAAAAAGACGGTCAATCCTAATGGATGGAGATTCTTCACCGGTGATAGCGTGAACATCCATCGGTTTACTGATGCAGCAGGATTTTATTTTGCCAAAAGCGGGAATGATTGGATTCATGCCGCTACACTTATTGCCATTTCTCCGCAGGGGAAAGTGACGCGCTATCTCTACGGAATTCATCAACTTCCATTGGATGTAAAACTTGCACTGATGGAGGCGTCTGAAGGAAAAACAAGTCCGACGATTTCCAAGGTGCTCAACTTCTGCTATGCGTACGATCCGGAGGGGAAACATTATACATTCAATGTTGTCCGCATCAGCGGTGTCGTGATTATTGGACTCGTAGCAGTCTTTATGTTTGTCTTTGTTGTAAAGCCAAAAAAGAAAGCTGAAAGGTAA